Proteins from one Mytilus galloprovincialis chromosome 11, xbMytGall1.hap1.1, whole genome shotgun sequence genomic window:
- the LOC143052373 gene encoding uncharacterized protein LOC143052373 gives MVRYGVVVSLFCLVFHSNIGLSESGGSSKYIYGSRCNAYADIVFAVDDSGSIGSKSNFDTMKHFMKNVVGSFSNIGDDGARFASMCFAQNVVNHFHLNKYKTCSSLQNAILKLPIRKGHATAIGTALQYIRTVSLSSTYSRFAATKIVIMFTDGVNTKGPDPKIEAQRLKNEGVFIIVVAIGNRVSLPDLRMIASRRDFVFNPSDFNQLRALLVRLMRIIGRITRIGHRGSPGLPGPKGPRGPNGPAGKKGQKGPEGADGMKGIQGKVGPRGNRGPPGGLGPPGPKGQPGPPGNAGRNGKPGLPGPDGPTGPVGSPGKNGDNGTPGNPGSDGMQGPPGPKGSRGQQGSKGSKGKDGPVGPKGPVGPPGTNGQNGAVGEQGPPGRQGPKGDKGPSGPKGPKGNRGPPGPRGDPGDKGQKGKIEIIVVEQKGYQPVKEQNQYPYQ, from the exons ATGGTACGTTATGGTGTAGTGGTGTCCCTGTTCTGTTTGGTCTTTCACAGTAATATTGGACTATCTGAATCTGGTGGAT CTTCCAAATACATATACGGATCGAGATGTAATGCATATGCTGATATTGTCTTTGCCGTTGATGATTCTGGAAGTATCGGTTCCAAGTCTAACTTCGATACGATGAAACATTTCATGAAGAACGTGGTAGGATCGTTTTCAAACATTGGTGACGATGGTGCTCGTTTTGCTTCCATGTGCTTTGCACAAAATGTGGTGAACCATTTTCATCTAAACAAGTATAAAACTTGTTCATCTTTACAGAACGCTATATTGAAACTCCCTATCAGGAAAGGGCACGCAACTGCTATTGGTACAGCATTACAG TATATAAGGACTGTGAGTTTGTCATCTACATATAGCAGATTTGCAGCTACGAAGATAGTAATCATGTTCACAGACGGCGTCAATACTAAAGGACCAGACCCAAAAATAGAGGCACAGCGGCTTAAAAACGAAGGCGTCTTCATTATAGTGGTTGCTATTGGAAACCGTGTCAGTCTACCAGATTTAAGGATGATAGCCTCCCGACGAGATTTTGTGTTTAATCCTTCAGACTTTAACCAACTTAGAGCACTTCTTGTACGGCTAATGAGAATTATTGGCCGAA TTACTAGAATTGGACACCGTGGATCACCAGGACTGCCTGGACCTAAAGGACCTAGAGGACCAAATGGACCTGCAGGGAAAAAAGGGCAAAAAGGACCAGAAG GAGCAGATGGGATGAAGGGAATACAGGGCAAAGTAG GACCACGGGGAAATAGAGGACCACCCGGGGGCCTTGGACCACCAG GACCTAAGGGACAACCTGGTCCCCCAGGGAACGCCGGGAGAAATGGCAAACCAGGACTTCCTGGACCAGATGGACCAACAGGACCTGTAGGAAGTCCTGGTAAAAATGGAGATAATGGTACACCAGGAAATCCGGGGTCAGACGGAATGCAAGGGCCTCCAGGTCCCAAAGGAAGTAGAGGTCAACAAGGGTCTAAAGGCTCTAAAGGAAAGGATGGTCCCGTTGGACCTAAAGGTCCTGTAGGTCCACCAGGTACCAATGGCCAAAATGGGGCAGTAGGAGAACAGGGTCCACCAGGCAGACAGGGACCAAAAGGTGACAAGGGACCGAGTGGACCCAAAGGACCCAAAGGAAATAGAGGTCCACCAGGACCAAGAGGTGATCCAGGGGACAAAGGCCAAAAAG ggAAAATTGAGATTATCGTTGTTGAACAAAAGGGCTACCAACCAG TAAAAGAACAAAATCAGTACCCGTACCAATAA